The region CTACCTTCTGACATGCTGGCATATCTACCAATATCTACCCTAACATCCATCAACTTATTATCATTGTTTGTTTGTTTGTTTACTGCCTACTTGCCTACTTCTTTTCTATGCTAATCTTACCTGTGGATGTAGTCGAACACTGTGCTCGGAAAGTCCagattaattataaattccaCTTCCGGCACGTCGATTCCTCTCGACACCAGGTCCGTTGCCACCAGTACGTTCGAGTGCCCGCTTCTGAACTTCGACAGGTTGTCGTTTCTCTTTATTTGCTTCATGTTTGAGTTGATGCAGGTCACTTTAAACTTAAGTTGTTCCAGCGTTAAGTACACTAGGTCAcacctcttcttcgtgGACACGAATATGATCCCCTTCTTGTCCACGGTACTTCCACCATTAACTGCTCCTGTTTCCTTAACTCCTTTTCTACTGTTGCTACTGATTTTCTTATGGTTAGCTTTACTGTCAACGTCGTTACTATAACTACCGTCTGCACTCGTATCAATGTTATATATCTTATTCAATACGTGAACCAGGTATGTCATGTGCACGTGTTGCGGCAGGAATATGTATTCGTGCTTTATGTTGTTCTGCAACTTATTGCAGTTACTTTCCGTGGCGTCAAACAACTCAAACTTGCTATGTTTTTCTTCACCTTCACATCCTCCGTCCTCATTAGGGTCACTTGCATCTTTGCCGCTGGATCCACTCGACTCCTTTTTACTCCTCAGTGATGTCGTCATGTACTGTATGCTCGGCGTTATTGTTGCTGAGAACATGAATGTTATTCTTCCTTCTGCTGAGCTTGGCACGCACTTCAGTATCACTCCCAAATTTTCCTCAAAGTTCTTGTCCAGGAGTCTGTCGCACTCGTCCAGGACCAGGTACTTGACGTTTGCGAATATTTTTGCCAGGTTTCTTTCTGGTATCGACACTTGATATGCCAGTCTCCCTGGTGTTGCCACCACTACATGTGGTCTTCTTTCCATCTCCGTCGCCTGCTTAATTATGTCATACCCTCCTACACACGACATTATGTTTACGTTCAAATTTGAGCCGAACACTCTAAACTGATCCTCTATTTGCAGTGCCAACTCCCTCGTTGGCGTCAAAATCAGCGAGAACACTCCGTACGGGTTTTTTGCGAGCGCCACTAGTATTGGCCAGCAGAAACATATGGTCTTTCCTGATCCTGTCTCAGAGCATCCGATTAAATTCCTTCCTGCAAATGCTGAGGGCAAACACAGTTCCTGTATTCTTGTTGGCTTCTTAATTTGCAAACTTTCTGATATTTCAATTAGCCAGTTAGGCACTCCCAAACTTTCAAAAGTGCAcctcttccttctctttACTATATTTTCATCTGTGTGTCCGTTTTTTTCATCATAATGGTGGTATTCATCCGTTTTGTTTGTGCTTGTTTCGtcattatcattaataaaacGTGTTTTGACACCTTCATTGTTACAGGATTTATGCGATAATGATTTTCTTTTAGATTTAGAAAATAGTTTAAATGTTCTCGATTCTATGGGCTCTATGCTCCACTTACTGGAGATTATAGAGTTCGCAGATTCTATGGCatcattatttaattctGGCATAGATTCAGCAATTTGTGCCTCGGAATCcatatcaatattataatatacatattaatcTCATTAAATATTGCAAAAGTGcgcaaaaattaaatataaaatatgtactAATCTATACCTCACAAATCCTTTAAAAaaagtttatatatttccaaatattttttaaataacagtcttgataaaaattttattactatGGCCATAAGTGagttacttattttattaaaattatttaggGGCTCAGTACGAGAACAGCAATGAAGTTGGAGTTTTTTCTACTTTAACAAATTCATATGCACTCGTCTCACTTGGATCTTCTACCAACTTTTCGAGTTTGTTTGAAGCGGAATTGACTCCGCATATCCCAGTTGTTCATACAACAATTGGTGGAACCAGAGTTATCGGTCGCGTTTCCGTCGGTACgttatattcatttatgTATGTACTGGACGTCATATATAATACTCtaatacaaaaatttaGGTAATAAACGGGGTCTTTTAGTATCTTCTATTTGTACGGACAAAGAATTACGTCATTTAAGAAATTCTTTACCGGATTCTGTAGAAATACGTAGAATTGACGAACGTTTATCAGCTTTAGGAAACTGCATTTCAGCAAACGACTATGTCGGATTAATTCATGTGGATATGGATAAAGAAACTGAGGAAATAGTGGAAGATGTATTAGGAATTGAGGTTTTTAGGGCTTCCATAGCCGGGGATGTGTTAATTGGAAGTTACACGAGATTCCAGAATAAGGGTGGTCTCGTTCATGTTAAAACAACAACTTCTGAAATGCAAGAGTTGTCACAGCTCTTACAAATACCCTTGACCTCAGGAACTATTAACAGAGGGTCCGATATAATAGGAGCAGGTAAACACATCATGATTctatagttattttattaattaccGGTTGTCTGGGACATATTAGCAACTACATTGATGAAGAAAGTAGAGTTTAGGCCATAACTAGTATTTAGGTATTGTCGTAAACGATTGGGTGGCCTTTTGTGGAATGTCGACCACAGCCACGGAAATCGCAACCGTTGAGAAGATTTTTAAGCTCGCGCGCCCCTCGGATTTAAACACGTCGATGATCGACTCATACAGTTTAAGGAACGCGCTCATAGACACCCTAATATAATTAGTTGCTTTTACTCTGCGAATGTGTAGCCCAATTTACTCATTTCATATTGTCATTTGATGCGATTGTCGTTCAAACTTGTGGCTGgaatatttatgttactGAACGTCGCCAATTCTATAGGGAATTTAACTAGATATTCGCCCTTTTGTTTTGTCAATAAAAAGCTATTGCAGATTCCTCAAGATTACGGTTACGAAAGCCTAATAATGGTAAGAATTAGTGTATTTACGTATTACAATGAGTGTTTGTCCACAATGTGCCCGGTTATAGCATATTGCAGGTTAAGAAGCAACCGGATTCTCCTGATTCAAAATCGAAGTTGGTGAAGACTGAAGTCAAGAAAACGAGCAAGGCAGAAACCTCCAAATCGGCCAAGAAAACCAAGAAAGCTGACGCGAAGAGCCTCGTTCAGACGAAAATTGAGTTTTCCAGTTCTTCCCCTACCAAATGGGCAGTTTTACCACCCTATGGTACTcattacttattttacataactTACGTGAATCGCCAGCACATATTTCAGTCACAAACACCTTTTCAGACCCAAATCTGGATGTCAAAACTGAGTTCCAAAAGCTTGTTAACCTGAGGAACAAGTCACACATTTACGTCGGCGCACACGTCTCGGCCTCAGGAGGCCCGGACGTCTCGGTTGTTAATTCGTTCAATGTCCTAGGTATCTACGGAGATTGGTCGTTGCTATCATAAATGCGTACATTAGACGATCCTTTTAGCCCTAACACAAATGTAGGTCAATCCTTTGCCTTGTTTCTGAAGAATCAGAGGTCGTGGAACTTTAAACCACTGGTAATGAAAAGTGGCTTTACAGATATCTTAGAGTCCGGAGTGGATTGCAAAGTTTAAGAAAAACTTGGAAACGTTTGCATACGATCCgagatttattttacctcACGCTTCTTACTTGATAAATGTAGCAAATCCAGGTAAATAAACATCAGTCATTACAAGGGCCTAAATGATGTGGTTGCatactttattttagatGCAAACAAGCGTAAGAAAGCATTCGAAAACTTTTTGGACGATATAAAACGCTGCGAAAAATTGGGAATCCAACTCTACAACTTTCACCCAGGTAATTACTGGGCTGTGCATTAGGATTATggttaaatattttcagtAGCACTGCTGCTGTTGTAACTAACACTGTACATAGGATCAACATGTGGGCTGTgtgaaaaggaagaaggaaTTATGCACATATCAGTAGGTTATACAGGAATATTGTTCCGAAAAGCGGCCTCCACTAACGGTTTTTGTCAGGACTGCATTAACGAGGCCTTGCATCTGTCCTCCGGAGTTACCATTGTGCTTGAAAATGCAGCCGGCCAGAACAACGTAATTGGATCAAAGTTTGAAGATTTAAGGGATATAATCAATCAAGtaaaagataaaacaagggtaataatagtatttAGTTGAAATTAGATGAACGGAAACAATGATACCTGTAGTACCACTAGTAACTATAAGTTAACATAAACACAGTTTTTGATTACAATATTGTAGGTCGGAGTCTGCCTGGACACGTGCCACTTATTCGCAGCCGGTAAACACAGAGGCTAACCATATGCTTTAGGATTTGACATTAGGACCCACGAGAAGTTTGAGGCAGTTATGAAGAGCTTTGATGATATAGTCGGActgaagtacctgaaggcAGTTCACCTCAACGACTCGAAAAGTGACCTGGGAAGCGGACTGGACCGCCACGAGAACATTGGAAAGGGgaagctgacgaaggaAACGTTCGAGTTTATCATGAACAGCGGATACTTTAAGGAAATTCCCATTATCCTGGAAACTCCGACCAAGGAGGGCGACGAGTCCGTCTATAGGCAGGAAATACAGCTGATGTATAGCCTGTATAAGGGCTAAGGGTAATTTTCATTCTGAGATACATTGAGTTTTTTGTCTTATCTTTGGTGGTATATCATTGTTGGCCTTTGGGGATGGAAGGATGAGGCTTGTGTAATATTGTTGCCTGGGCACTGAATGAGGGAAAAAGAGTCaatactttttaaaattttttaatattttattttttgttttggTTACTGTTGATTATGTTGGTTTTGGTCATTTatggaaaatttaaagaagGTGTGTGAGGGGTTCAACTGATCGCCAAACtgattcaaatattaatgtgttaacAGCTTATATTATTAGGTTAATATTGACAATAGTTAAGCAGGCAGTATATAGGCGACATGTTATAAAGCCGCCTATGGGATTCGAACCCATGACCTTTTGATTACGAATCAAATGCAATACCACTATGCTAAGACGGCCCTGAAATAGCTTCAAATAGtaacataaaaatagttaagTACAATGATTAGTCGCTATTTTGAATTAAATGTGCTTTCTAACAGAGTTGATAATATTTGAATTGCCACAACTTGGGCACTTGTAAATGTTGTGGGTAGCAGCCTATTTATGATGCTATAATTGTTTACACAATGTGATGATGAATATTGATGAGAGGAATCTCATATTATATATGATATAATGTTTAACTCTAATGtttttgtaccatattaaATACAGGTTGATAACTTTGCTATCATGTACATTAATCTGCTACTGCACACATGGAATCTTAACCCTTAATTACACACTGGGATTCCTTAACACCAAATGTGGACTTTGTATAGAGGAACGTGGATTCCTCAATAAAAGTTCTGATAATTATCGCAAGACAGTCAATAACAAATTGACAAACAGAAGAAGAGTAAAATACTTTCCGGTTCAAGCCAAGTCCGAAGAAGTGGATTCCGGCACTAAATACATAGATAATTACCTAAAATCCGGAAAGGGAAACTTGTTTAAGACCCAAGCTTCAAACTACAAGGATGAAACTTCAGGATTGACCAATTTGTATGCTTTTAGATACCGTAATAGCTTATAGATAGCCataatgtgtgtaaatgagtGCATATTGCCACTCAAATGAGTTTATGGCTAATTTAGGGGTAAATCGCAATCTTGGAGTGAAATTGTGTACGACGAGcttttaaaaaataggCAGAGGCTAGCTAAGGCTGAGGGCAGAAGAGGTGATTGGTAGATAGTTTAACACACTTAGATTGCCGCAGTTGATAACTGAGCGTGTTTAGACCTGGCTTATAAGATCGAGGACGATTTTGAGGTCAAAAGGGACCCTTTTGAATACAGGCTGACCCCTGAGGGAAggctgaagctggaggacaGGATCGAAAATTTGAGGAGAGCAGCCCACTCGAGCCCAGTGCAGTACAAGGAGAAGACCCCAATACTGTGGATAGTGCGCTCCTCACACGGTAAGTGGCAGTTGATGCGAAATTCGTGTATATAAACATCGAACAACTGTGATTACCGGCTTAGGGAACTACTGCGAACTGCTCAAAAAGGACGAAGAGAGGATCAAGTCGCTGGTTGACAGAGTGAGGAGGCACTTTCCGAAGTCAGAGCTGCAGGTTTTAGTGATGAAGCTGAACGTCAAGATGCCGCTGTGTGAAATTATGGTCGAGGGCACCATGCCTGACCTGGTCAGAATATTGCACGCCAGGGGCGGCACACTCCAGGTGTGTTTACGTTGCTAGGTTAACGTCAATAGTTTATACGCTGaccttttaaaattgatcaCTGCCCATCAACCACTCTGTTTTAGTTTTACGTCGTTCCTCGCTTCTGGAGTCGCTGTGAGATTATTGAGAAGGATCCCAGGCTCGAGGCCCTGTACGGGAAGGCCACGGCGCCCGGGCTCTTCCCCCAGTGGGACGAGAGCGGCATGTTTGAGGAGATCGCGGACTGCGTGGACACGCGTCCCGACTACGCGCTGGTACGTACCAACGCCTAACCGTCACCTTGCTTTAGGAGTTCAGGTCCCCCAGTGCTTGGCACGTCCTTCCCATGATGCCCGAGTTCGACCGGTTTGTCATGAAGACGTACCTGGACAAGGTCCACTGGCCGACTCGACTGAGGGTCCAGCGGGCCTTTGAAAACGGCCTCGAGGACTACCGCGTTTTCATCGAACACCAGTACGAGCGCCTTCAGCGGTACACGCGCAACGTGACCAACCTGACTCATGAGTTATCTGGCAACGACGACCCTAATAACCTGTTGGACCTGTGGCTGTAAGTTCCAGACACACGAGCACAGATAACCTTTCACACCGCTAACGCAATTTTTCAGATCAAATCCTGCCGATTTTAACTGACTGGCTAACTTAGATATCTAAtctattgtttttactgGCTATAGTAGCTGATAAACCATAAATGATAAGCTAATTGATTATTAGTAAATAGACTGATATCCGTGGACTAGTCATTTCATGTACTTATTAGTtttaaactacattaaatCTGAGgttaaatctattttactttcttcGCAACTAGAAGTGAAACACCGATGACATACTCGTTGGACAGGAGTATGGCTTCCATTTGCCCTCTTTATGTTCAAAGTAGAATTCTTCGTCTAAGGCTAAGTCGCGGTAGTAGGTCACAGACAGTCTTTTACTTGCTGAGTTATATAGAACAGAAACTGGGAACTCTTCCGGGTGCCTTAAAGGGTCGTGCCTCCATACCACATCGTCTCCCACCTTCACTCTCACGCAATCGGTGTGTTCTCTGAACGAGAACGTAAATCTACTTTTATACCTTGTGACGAAATACCTCGCTGAGTAATCAAACAAGTCTATTTGTTCCACATCGTCAGGAATATCCAAACAATACTCGCACGCCCTCCCCTCCGACTTATCATAGTTGAACTTCCACCGCCCCTCGGTATAATCATAAGAGTAAAACCAGTTATTGGCCAAAACTACCGACAGTGACATTAACGTAGAGCTGACATAAACAAGTTTCGGGTACTGGTCTCCGTGGGTGTCTTTAGTGTGCTTCCAAACGGTCTTGTCCTTGTGCTTCACCTCTACACACATTATAGCATCTTtgaatgtatatttaaatccGTATTTGAGAGTCTCAAATATGAATTGGGAATCTTGGTTAACATTAACAGTCGCTGTATCATCGGTAGATACCGTATAGATACTAAATTGGTCCTTATCAAATTTCTCCTCTTCGACCCTCGACGAGTCTCCTGATATAGTGCCCTGTTCTGAACTTAACGATTTTGTGTCGAATCCTGGCAGACCCCTGTACTCCGAGTTCCAATTCTGTGTGTAATTCGGTTCCTCTTCGTATTCACTCGTGCTCGCATAATCGCGGCTTTCAAGTATGATCTTCGAGCCCTTCAATCTTGAACGCTCCTTGTTGTATTTCCAGGTGCCTCTGAAGTAGTTGTACGAGTAGTACCACCTGTTGTCGAACAGTaccaccagcagcttcatGTGTGTGTTGAAGTACACCTTCTTCGGGTACACTGTCCCGTCCACGTCGAGGTTGTGCGCCCACACCGTCGCGTGCTTGTGCTTAACCTGCGTGCACAGCGCACCTTCCTTAAACAAGTACTTAAACCCATACTTGAGAGGAACCAAATCGTATCTCGTTGCTTCAACGGTTGCTATTGCGTTAACTTGACCTGCTTCCATCGTGAATATTTGGAAGTCTTTTGAATCTTTGAGTATTTCCGACTCATCTTCTGGCTTCCGTGAGTTCTGCGAACAAGTCTCCGTGATTTTCCCTTGATTCGCACCAGAAGATTCTACTCCACTATTTTTTTGCGATACTGTGTCTTTAACGCCTGTCGACTCAGATCCGGCCTCAGTCGTTATTTCTATGCTCTCTCCGctttcctcttccttttGTGATGCTCCACCTCTTACATCTGTATTGCCTATAGACagtgtaattttatttttataggACCctaatatgtatatatatataaatccaTAAATTATCTGCCTATTCAtgacattttttattctgaTTTTGTTCCCCGGCTCCCTCAGTTGTCTGTATGCATGTGGCCTTCCCTCATCTCTTTCGCCCTTTGCATTCTCTTTTTCGTCCTTCTACACTCTTTTCCGTGACACAATGTCCATTTAGCTGTTCTTCGACTTCTTTTACCTGACCttctctatttttttttaatttttttacgTCATCTAACCtactttgtttttacacatattttttttcataCTACccttttttatacacattttttccattttaataatattttaaaaattaatttgtttcttttttattttaactattattgatctttttatttccatctatttaattttttttcattttgcCCTTTATTTCTCTATTTCCTCATACTCttactttttacttttactatttacatcatatatttatattaatatattatgtttatttttgttacATTATTCTTCTATTCCACTTTTTTCCTATTCTTTACACTTCATCATCAATAATTACCCCTCATTACTCTTTTACCAATTTCATCAACTCTTCTGTTTTTACTaccattttttccaaatcATTTTCCTTTACTATTCTTTCTAAGAACTCTTCCATTgtacttattttacacttttgTTTACTTTCTATTACTTTTACCataattttcattatttttttcatacTTATATAGAACGACCCTTCTGGTCTTTTTACGTACAGGAACAACATTCTTGAGCTGATTGGTATTTTCATTAATCTTATTGCTATTAACACCATGCTATTTACCATATGTTTATTGATTGCGTATTTTGACAGCTTAACTTCACTTATCATTTCCATAAATCCGTTATcgtttactatttttattaactcCATTGTTGtaatttctattttttttctattcATTACTaccaatttatatattaactgaTGATTGTTTTGTGTTATTCTAATTTGTCTTCTAAATtcatcatatttttttttccTATATAACACTTTCACATCTTCCATCACTTCTTCGTATTGTATCACTTCCTTTTTTGTAAaccatattttaattccTTCTTTCTTCAGTGTTACTTTTTTCATTtcttcatttaaattttgtactatataatttaataatatatctATTCTTTCATTTATAATTCTTTTCGGCACCTTTCTTCCGTTGTCGCATATTACTTCCCATAATcttatttcttttattcTTTCTTTACTTTCTTGATTTCCATCCTTATCTAATTCACACATCCTTTTATAATTGTCTAATTCACACACATTTCCCTCTCCTCCTCTACTGAAATAGTTATCTCCTCTCTTACTGAAATGGTCATCTCCTCCcttgttactattactgtcactgttactattgttactattgttactattactattgttactattactgtcactgttactattgttactattactattgttactattactgtcactgttactattactattgttactattactattgttactattgttactgttattatACACTTTATTCACCTTCCTCTTACTACTTTTTAGCGACCTTACTACTTGAAGGAACAGGCTTGcgttatatattttatatctgTACCTTTTTATCAACACGTTTTTCAGCCACTCTACCACCAGCTTACTGCTGTATATCAACTCTCCCTGCTCCATATTAAGCCCTTCTGCTACGTACCTTCCCATCATTTCCACTTCATATGACGATGCTGTTACGAATACTACTGTTGGTATGATCAACTTcctatattttattctacTCATTCTTCCACTTTCCATCATTTCCTTATTCAACTCATTACTCTTTATGATTTCAAATATCTTTAATGATGTTTCCATGATCTCTTCATAGTGACTCTCCATCTTACTTATTAATACTCTCTTCAGCTCTTCGCTTACTCTTTTTTCTTCTGTACTCACCTTACTACTCCTTCCTTCATCCTCTCCCCTTCCTTTGTGCGATATGTATCCACTCCAGCACCTGTCaacattgttattatatttgctattattatgttgattgttattatatttgctattattatattgattGTTACTATATTTGCTATTATTATgttgattgttattatatttgctattattatgttgattgttattatcaTTGATATCATTGATGCATCCTTGAtacttgttgttgttttcaTCATTAATACGTTCATAACCTTTACTATTATGTTGATAATAATGTTCTTTGCTACATCCCGTCCTTTTACATTCCCTGTTATGTTCATATTCATCATTATCCTCATCATTATCATACCATTTACCAAAGCCTCCAATCCCTTCTTCATCGCTATCTTCATAGTAAGGGTCATCAAAATCGTCATATCCACCTTCCTTGTACTCCTTActtttgtatttatcataattattgtattcTACCACCTCTTTATCGTCCGTTTCTTCTGTTTCATCGTACAAATCGTACAcatcttctattttaaaGTCTATCTTGTTCTCATTTGttttcaggtactccaTCACTCTGTTTATCACCTTTCTCACTCCGTGCTTCACTTCCTCTTCTGATATTTCATCAACTTTAAGCACCTTTGAAAACGTTTCTATATAATTTTCGAAcatttcctccttcagTTCTCTGTTTTTCATTACTGATATGACGCCTTCCTGTGTGTGCTTGTATGAGCACCTTTTAACTTTATGGATATAGTACAGTGCTCCTATtatgttcttcagctcaTCGAATTGGAACTGCTCGAACACTTGTTCCTTTATTATTGTCAACAACATTCCGTATATTGGCTTCGTCTTCTTTATGTTCATTGATCTGCATATTGAGTAAAACTGCTCGTTAAGGTTAAACATCGCCAGTGTGTCATTGTTTTTTCTAATTAAATCGTCAAGCATCGATCTGTGCGACGTAATATGATATATGTACTGAGGACTGAAGATTTCCCTGTTTCCAATCCATTTGTTCCATACCGGCCTACCCTCTTCCTTGTCTTCGTTATGACACAGGTCGTCCGGTTCGCCGTAATAGACTATATCGTAATGGTTTTTAAAAGGGATTTTCGACCCgttcattttcatttttattctctATTTGCCGATGACGAATTTATCGGCTAGCCGCCTACAGATAATTGACTTCATCTCGCGGACTTCTAAATCAGCTAGCCAGACTTCTTTTATTCACAAAATGTATTATTCTATCGTGTATTCATGTACAAgtcataaatatgtattcaCTTAGCAGTATAGAGctatttaatgtgtatgtactAGTTTTGGAGGTACATTAGGTTTCTTTAATTCGTGTAGATTTTGACACCTTGGTTGATTTACAGAGGCAGTAGTAATGCTAAAGTGTGATCTGACacatgtttaaataaacatgtcTGTGTGTCAATGTGTTCAAAGCattgtgtttaaatctGCATTCAATcttacattaaatttaattatacaacAAGCAACAAACAGACAGTAGAATTCGTAAACGTTTTATCTTATTCAGAGTCCTTGAGCCTGGGGATTTAATGCATCCCTTGCGTCCATCTCAGCTAACGTCTGCCTCAAAGCAGCGATTTTTTGTTTCAAGTCTTCGATTAATTTCAGCATAAACTGAATTTCTGGATCGTTCTCGATATCCAGATCTGATTCAGCCTCAGTTGATGCAGGCATAGCGTGATCCTGGTATTTAGCATTGACAATGGCTTTGCGCTTGGGCAAGGTGGCTTGTGCAACAGCCTCAGCTTTACCATGCTCTGGCCCCGAAGACATCAACTTGAATTCAAGGAAGTCGTGGCCCTCTACGGGTCCAGCTCCCTCATTATCAGTGCGAGGTATGCCAAACTCAAGGAAACTCTGGCCATCTTCAACACCCGACCTTATTGGTTGAGAATGAGCAACAACGCTCGCTGCAGCAACTGGTTTAGCAACCTTTACGGGCGTGTGCACCGTTTCAACTTTAACAATGTGCTTCTTGGATACACCGAGGGTAGATACGTTATCGCCCTCGTTATCAGTTTTTGGCATGGGCATCTGCACATACCCAAGATCTTGAGAAACCACAGGAGCACCTATATCGGCTGTTACCCTGTTTGGCTTAACTGTTGACTTTTCATCACCAGACTTTGGTAATGGCATCTGGACATAAGCGTGAGTCGTTTTGGTGGAAGCGGCTATAGCCGAGGCACGTGTTGCAGCTACCGCTGTGGCTTTGATCTTTGGTTTTTGAACAGTGGAACCCTCATCATCAGTTTTAGGCATTTTACGTTCCACAAATCCTTTATCTTCATTATCAGTTTTAGGCATTTTAAACTCAGCATACTGGTGAGAGGCAGCCACTGGGACGGCGATCTTGGCTGTGGGTGCAAATGGCCTTGAAGCTACTGATCTAACGGAACCGCGATCATCACCGCTTTTAGGCATAGGGATCTGAACATACGCTTTGCCCTGCGGATCTTTCTTAACCTGTGCTACTTGTGAAACTTTAGCTGGTTGTGCTCTCTGTTGAGTTTGAGGTAGCTTAAACTCTTCATcagaataaattaattgaaGTAGAGGCTTTTGTTGAGAAGGATCGTAATACACTCTATTAGGAAACTCATTCTTAGTTGCCTCCCATACTATTTGGCCGGCGCTTGTAATCTTACTAAATCGACAGTCACCCTTAGCTGTATAAAAGTTGCCATTGGCTCCATGctttttataaacaaattggTTGGTTGTACTTGTATTATCAAGATTAAGCACAACATACTCTACATGAGACCCTTCTACTGATGAACCATCCTCAATTTCAATCTCTTCCGCCGCAGCGTGAACGTGACAAAAccttattttaaatttacttccCAGTAATAAGTATACCAGGGTA is a window of Theileria orientalis strain Shintoku DNA, chromosome 2, complete genome DNA encoding:
- a CDS encoding predicted protein produces the protein MAIRAQYENSNEVGVFSTLTNSYALVSLGSSTNFSSLFEAELTPHIPVVHTTIGGTRVIGRVSVGNKRGLLVSSICTDKELRHLRNSLPDSVEIRRIDERLSALGNCISANDYVGLIHVDMDKETEEIVEDVLGIEVFRASIAGDVLIGSYTRFQNKGGLVHVKTTTSEMQELSQLLQIPLTSGTINRGSDIIGAGIVVNDWVAFCGMSTTATEIATVEKIFKLARPSDLNTSMIDSYSLRNALIDTLI
- a CDS encoding uncharacterized protein (protein of unknown function DUF529 repeat containing protein); its protein translation is MMFCHVHAAAEEIEIEDGSSVEGSHVEYVVLNLDNTSTTNQFVYKKHGANGNFYTAKGDCRFSKITSAGQIVWEATKNEFPNRVYYDPSQQKPLLQLIYSDEEFKLPQTQQRAQPAKVSQVAQVKKDPQGKAYVQIPMPKSGDDRGSVRSVASRPFAPTAKIAVPVAASHQYAEFKMPKTDNEDKGFVERKMPKTDDEGSTVQKPKIKATAVAATRASAIAASTKTTHAYVQMPLPKSGDEKSTVKPNRVTADIGAPVVSQDLGYVQMPMPKTDNEGDNVSTLGVSKKHIVKVETVHTPVKVAKPVAAASVVAHSQPIRSGVEDGQSFLEFGIPRTDNEGAGPVEGHDFLEFKLMSSGPEHGKAEAVAQATLPKRKAIVNAKYQDHAMPASTEAESDLDIENDPEIQFMLKLIEDLKQKIAALRQTLAEMDARDALNPQAQGL
- a CDS encoding apurinic/apyrimidinic endonuclease, with protein sequence MLLNVANSIGNLTRYSPFCFVNKKLLQIPQDYGYESLIMVKKQPDSPDSKSKLVKTEVKKTSKAETSKSAKKTKKADAKSLVQTKIEFSSSSPTKWAVLPPYDPNLDVKTEFQKLVNLRNKSHIYVGAHVSASGGPDVSVVNSFNVLGQSFALFLKNQRSWNFKPLSPEWIAKFKKNLETFAYDPRFILPHASYLINVANPDANKRKKAFENFLDDIKRCEKLGIQLYNFHPGSTCGLCEKEEGIMHISDCINEALHLSSGVTIVLENAAGQNNVIGSKFEDLRDIINQVKDKTRVGVCLDTCHLFAAGFDIRTHEKFEAVMKSFDDIVGLKYLKAVHLNDSKSDLGSGLDRHENIGKGKLTKETFEFIMNSGYFKEIPIILETPTKEGDESVYRQEIQLMYSLYKG
- a CDS encoding ATP-dependent RNA helicase — translated: MDSEAQIAESMPELNNDAIESANSIISSKWSIEPIESRTFKLFSKSKRKSLSHKSCNNEGVKTHENIVKRRKRCTFESLGVPNWLIEISESLQIKKPTRIQELCLPSAFAGRNLIGCSETGSGKTICFCWPILVALAKNPYGVFSLILTPTRELALQIEDQFRVFGSNLNVNIMSCVGGYDIIKQATEMERRPHVVVATPGRLAYQVSIPERNLAKIFANVKYLVLDECDRLLDKNFEENLGVILKCVPSSAEGRITFMFSATITPSIQYMTTSLRSKKESSGSSGKDASDPNEDGGCEGEEKHSKFELFDATESNCNKLQNNIKHEYIFLPQHVHMTYLVHVLNKIYNIDTSADGSYSNDVDSKANHKKISSNSRKGVKETGAVNGGSTVDKKGIIFVSTKKRCDLVYLTLEQLKFKVTCINSNMKQIKRNDNLSKFRSGHSNVLVATDLVSRGIDVPEVEFIINLDFPSTVFDYIHRIGRTGRAGRSGTAISFIDEYDRDKVKNVEESTNIRLEKYQINDKEAVKMLNKVTVATQRAYLFLQQNESNRNPR